One segment of Anopheles stephensi strain Indian chromosome 3, UCI_ANSTEP_V1.0, whole genome shotgun sequence DNA contains the following:
- the LOC118514549 gene encoding 4-coumarate--CoA ligase 1-like, whose protein sequence is MTQSVYDAERKLWYGERLPSVWNPAAGIGRIVLDSMSRCPERVIQINADTGRRTTCAEMKLRIVRVALNLRRLGYKRGDFVSLACANGENVVPVLIGCWVLGLAVNPLAPVFGREDFEHMMKQTQSSLVFCDPANYAVVAEAAHNVIRAKVQLFVMGEATVGGSSVDELLEPIDGENSFRAEYLGDATKLLAMVLCSSGTTGLPKGVCLSHAHFIDGTVFSTEISDGPIFNFSSLFWATGIFAVMTSLLHSRPRVLTSKPYQPDLLLDLIEKYRIENLFTPPSYVSGLLAHPRHATADLSSVRQWQLGGSMVPPELILRLQKLLPNGHLRSIYGSSEIGFITRNDVTVKPGSVGPLTTNVECRVVDEDGQVVGPGVSGELLLRYRYMFLGYLYNEESTKNALTEDGFFRSGDIGYMEADGSLYVIDRIKDIIKYNNFQVSPSDLESVIQKIDGVKQVCVIGIPSPDGSTDLPLAVVERKPGSALQAEDIVRHVDGQVTDFKRLRGGVRFVDGFPMTPSGKIVRRVVKQMINNEAAS, encoded by the exons CAAAGTGTTTACGATGCCGAACGGAAGCTTTGGTACGGTGAACGGTTACCTTCGGTGTGGAATCCAGCCGCCGGCATTGGCCGCATCGTGCTCGATTCGATGTCCCGCTGCCCGGAGCGGGTGATACAGATAAATGCGGACACTGGCCGGCGGACGACGTGCGCCGAAATGAAGCTACGCATTGTACGCGTCGCGCTGAACCTTCGTCGCCTTGGTTACAAGCGTGGTGACTTTGTTAGTCTCGCCTGTGCAAATGGAGAGAATGTGGTGCCGGTGCTGATCGGTTGTTGGGTGTTGGGGTTGGCCGTGAATCCACTGGCACCGGTGTTCGGGCGGGAAGATTTCGAACACatgatgaaacaaacgcaatcgTCGCTCGTGTTCTGTGATCCGGCCAATTACGCGGTGGTGGCCGAAGCGGCACACAATGTAATCCGCGCGAAGGTACAGCTGTTTGTGATGGGTGAGGCCACGGTGGGGGGAAGTTCGGTCGATGAGCTGCTGGAACCGATCGACGGTGAGAACAGCTTCCGGGCGGAATATCTCGGCGATGCTACCAAACTGCTCGCGATGGTTCTGTGCTCCTCCGGAACTACTGGACTGCCGAAGGGTGTCTGTCTGTCCCACGCTCACTTCATCGACGGAACGGTCTTTTCCAC AGAAATCTCCGACGGGCCCATCTTTAACTTCAGCTCACTGTTCTGGGCCACCGGGATCTTTGCGGTGATGACCTCGCTGCTGCACAGTCGACCACGCGTCCTCACCAGCAAACCGTACCAGCCGGACCTTCTGCTCGATCTGATCGAAAAGTATCGCATCGAGAATCTGTTTACACCGCCGTCGTACGTGTCCGGCCTGTTGGCTCATCCACGCCATGCCACGGCGGATCTAAGCAGCGTTCGGCAGTGGCAGCTCGGCGGTTCCATGGTGCCGCCGGAACTGATTCTACGGCTTCAGAAGCTGCTCCCAAACGGGCACTTGCGATCCATCTATGGAAGTTCCGAGATAGGGTTCATCACCCGGAACGACGTCACGGTGAAGCCCGGTTCGGTTGGCCCGCTTACAACGAACGTCGAGTGCCGGGTGGTGGATGAGGATGGTCAAGTGGTTGGGCCGGGCGTTTCCGGTGAGCTGCTACTACGCTATCGGTACATGTTTCTG GGTTACCTTTACAACGAGGAATCGACGAAGAATGCGCTTACCGAGGATGGGTTCTTCCGGAGCGGTGACATCGGGTACATGGAAGCCGACGGCAGCCTGTACGTGATCGATCGCATCAAGGACATCATCAAGTACAACAACTTCCAGGTGTCGCCGTCCGATCTGGAAAGCGTCATCCAGAAGATCGACGGCGTGAAGCAGGTGTGCGTGATCGGGATCCCATCGCCGGACGGATCGACCGATCTGCCGCTGGCTGTGGTGGAGCGGAAGCCGGGCAGTGCGCTGCAGGCGGAAGACATTGTGCGGCACGTGGACGGACAGGTGACGGACTTCAAGCGGTTGCGTGGCGGTGTGCGGTTCGTCGACGGGTTCCCGATGACGCCGTCCGGCAAGATCGTGCGGCGTGTGGTGAAGCAGATGATCAACAACGAGGCTGCCTCCTAG